Proteins encoded by one window of Antechinus flavipes isolate AdamAnt ecotype Samford, QLD, Australia chromosome 4, AdamAnt_v2, whole genome shotgun sequence:
- the LOC127559748 gene encoding Fc receptor-like protein 4 isoform X3: MDPFFILALALSSKPMIFINPPWTTFFKGEKVLLTCNGSNFYAPGKTKWYHKGEMLQETSGNNIRVNSSGTYKCTTNNSRLSDSVTLIFSPVLLIMRIPYPVFEGDSLILRCQEKDNNTLTQVTYYKNKKKISAFNQNSYVFIPQARLNDRGQYSCTAFKHKSWKIISNEAVLYIQELFSHPVLQTTDSQPIEGSAVTLRCEIRIPPQKSNIQLLFSFFREPGIMLLGQSRAGEFQISKFWREDSGSYWCEVETVRLPHKSYIHPGIPITGVHIEVQPHGGHVIGGQKLVLLCSVAEGSGTITFSWHKEGTEAILEKKIQHSLVAEFTISAVRENDSGKYYCTADNNSSLIPSHSVSITVKRNGRGSLIAVITVALGSVLGFIAVALLVYFKHQRKSGQDFSTDLPRSLPIQIQGTMESNACTQLKLQEIHSDEMPVVEDVIYSEVWSTQQGKEEAEDASEKPPLDKDYSVIYLVVKKAETQGDSTGSSQIVNGINGDTTDGFKNVLLS; the protein is encoded by the exons atgGATCCATTCTTCATTCTGGCCCTGG CTCTTTCATCAAAACCCATGATTTTTATCAATCCTCCATGGACCACTTTCTTCAAAGGGGAAAAGGTGCTTCTGACATGCAATGGATCAAATTTCTATGCACCAGGAAAGACAAAATGGTACCACAAGGGGGAAATGCTCCAAGAAACTTCTGGAAACAACATAAGGGTTAATAGTTCTGGAACATATAAATGTACGACTAACAATTCACGCCTTAGTGACTCTGTAACCTTGATCTTTTCTCCAG TTCTTTTGATCATGCGGATTCCATACCCTGTATTTGAAGGAGACAGTCTGATTCTTCGGTGCCAggaaaaagataacaatactTTGACCCAGGTGACATActacaagaataaaaaaaaaatttctgcttttAATCAAAACTCATATGTCTTTATCCCACAAGCAAGATTAAATGATAGGGGTCAATATTCCTGTACGGCATTCAAACATAAATCATGGAAGATTATTTCAAATGAAGCGGTTCTCTACATCCAGG AGCTGTTTTCACATCCAGTTCTGCAAACAACAGATTCCCAGCCCATAGAGGGGAGTGCGGTGACTCTGAGGTGTGAAATCCGGATCCCTCCACAGAAATCAAATATCcaacttctcttctccttcttcagaGAACCTGGAATCATGCTATTGGGCCAGTCTAGAGCTGGAGAGTTCCAGATCTCAAAATTCTGGAGGGAAGACTCAGGGTCTTACTGGTGTGAGGTAGAAACTGT AAGATTACCTCACAAGTCATATATTCACCCAGGAATCCCCATCACTGGAGTTCATATAGAAGTGCAACCTCATGGAGGGCATGTGATAGGAGGGCAGAAGCTGGTTCTTCTTTGCTCAGTAGCTGAAGGCTCAGGAACTATTACATTCTCCTGGCACAAAGAAGGCACAGaagccattctggagaagaaGATTCAGCACTCTTTGGTAGCAGAGTTCACAATTTCTGCTGTGAGGGAGAATGATTCTGGGAAATACTATTGCACAGCTGACAACAATAGCAGCCTTATTCCCAGTCATTCTGTGAGCATTACTGTAAAAA GGAATGGAAGGGGCTCACTTATAGCAGTAATCACCGTAGCTCTGGGCAGTGTTCTTGGTTTTATTGCTGTTGCTCTTCTGGTTTACTTCAAGCATCAAAGGAAATCAG GGCAAGATTTTTCTACAGACCTGCCCAG GAGTCTTCCTATCCAAATCCAAGGAACTATGGAATCAAATGCATGTACACAGTTGAAACTGCAAGAAATACATAGTGATG AGATGCCAGTTGTTGAAGATGTGATCTATTCAGAAGTCTGGAGTACACAGCAGGGAAAAGAAGAGGCGG AAGATGCCTCAGAAAAGCCTCCACTTGACAAG GACTACTCAGTCATCTACTTGGTAGTGAAGAAGGCAGAAACTCAAGGAGACTCAACTGGGAGTTCCCAGATTGTGAATGGGATCAATGGAGATACTACAGATGGCTTTAAAAATGTCCTACTTTCTTGA
- the LOC127559748 gene encoding Fc receptor-like protein 4 isoform X1 — MDPFFILALALSSKPMIFINPPWTTFFKGEKVLLTCNGSNFYAPGKTKWYHKGEMLQETSGNNIRVNSSGTYKCTTNNSRLSDSVTLIFSPVLLIMRIPYPVFEGDSLILRCQEKDNNTLTQVTYYKNKKKISAFNQNSYVFIPQARLNDRGQYSCTAFKHKSWKIISNEAVLYIQELFSHPVLQTTDSQPIEGSAVTLRCEIRIPPQKSNIQLLFSFFREPGIMLLGQSRAGEFQISKFWREDSGSYWCEVETVYPRVYKQSHPIMMSARRIPITGVHIEVQPHGGHVIGGQKLVLLCSVAEGSGTITFSWHKEGTEAILEKKIQHSLVAEFTISAVRENDSGKYYCTADNNSSLIPSHSVSITVKRNGRGSLIAVITVALGSVLGFIAVALLVYFKHQRKSGQDFSTDLPRSLPIQIQGTMESNACTQLKLQEIHSDEMPVVEDVIYSEVWSTQQGKEEAEDASEKPPLDKDYSVIYLVVKKAETQGDSTGSSQIVNGINGDTTDGFKNVLLS, encoded by the exons atgGATCCATTCTTCATTCTGGCCCTGG CTCTTTCATCAAAACCCATGATTTTTATCAATCCTCCATGGACCACTTTCTTCAAAGGGGAAAAGGTGCTTCTGACATGCAATGGATCAAATTTCTATGCACCAGGAAAGACAAAATGGTACCACAAGGGGGAAATGCTCCAAGAAACTTCTGGAAACAACATAAGGGTTAATAGTTCTGGAACATATAAATGTACGACTAACAATTCACGCCTTAGTGACTCTGTAACCTTGATCTTTTCTCCAG TTCTTTTGATCATGCGGATTCCATACCCTGTATTTGAAGGAGACAGTCTGATTCTTCGGTGCCAggaaaaagataacaatactTTGACCCAGGTGACATActacaagaataaaaaaaaaatttctgcttttAATCAAAACTCATATGTCTTTATCCCACAAGCAAGATTAAATGATAGGGGTCAATATTCCTGTACGGCATTCAAACATAAATCATGGAAGATTATTTCAAATGAAGCGGTTCTCTACATCCAGG AGCTGTTTTCACATCCAGTTCTGCAAACAACAGATTCCCAGCCCATAGAGGGGAGTGCGGTGACTCTGAGGTGTGAAATCCGGATCCCTCCACAGAAATCAAATATCcaacttctcttctccttcttcagaGAACCTGGAATCATGCTATTGGGCCAGTCTAGAGCTGGAGAGTTCCAGATCTCAAAATTCTGGAGGGAAGACTCAGGGTCTTACTGGTGTGAGGTAGAAACTGTGTATCCTCGGGTTTACAAACAAAGTCACCCGATAATGATGAGTGCAAGAA GAATCCCCATCACTGGAGTTCATATAGAAGTGCAACCTCATGGAGGGCATGTGATAGGAGGGCAGAAGCTGGTTCTTCTTTGCTCAGTAGCTGAAGGCTCAGGAACTATTACATTCTCCTGGCACAAAGAAGGCACAGaagccattctggagaagaaGATTCAGCACTCTTTGGTAGCAGAGTTCACAATTTCTGCTGTGAGGGAGAATGATTCTGGGAAATACTATTGCACAGCTGACAACAATAGCAGCCTTATTCCCAGTCATTCTGTGAGCATTACTGTAAAAA GGAATGGAAGGGGCTCACTTATAGCAGTAATCACCGTAGCTCTGGGCAGTGTTCTTGGTTTTATTGCTGTTGCTCTTCTGGTTTACTTCAAGCATCAAAGGAAATCAG GGCAAGATTTTTCTACAGACCTGCCCAG GAGTCTTCCTATCCAAATCCAAGGAACTATGGAATCAAATGCATGTACACAGTTGAAACTGCAAGAAATACATAGTGATG AGATGCCAGTTGTTGAAGATGTGATCTATTCAGAAGTCTGGAGTACACAGCAGGGAAAAGAAGAGGCGG AAGATGCCTCAGAAAAGCCTCCACTTGACAAG GACTACTCAGTCATCTACTTGGTAGTGAAGAAGGCAGAAACTCAAGGAGACTCAACTGGGAGTTCCCAGATTGTGAATGGGATCAATGGAGATACTACAGATGGCTTTAAAAATGTCCTACTTTCTTGA
- the LOC127559748 gene encoding Fc receptor-like protein 4 isoform X4 produces the protein MDPFFILALALSSKPMIFINPPWTTFFKGEKVLLTCNGSNFYAPGKTKWYHKGEMLQETSGNNIRVNSSGTYKCTTNNSRLSDSVTLIFSPVLLIMRIPYPVFEGDSLILRCQEKDNNTLTQVTYYKNKKKISAFNQNSYVFIPQARLNDRGQYSCTAFKHKSWKIISNEAVLYIQELFSHPVLQTTDSQPIEGSAVTLRCEIRIPPQKSNIQLLFSFFREPGIMLLGQSRAGEFQISKFWREDSGSYWCEVETVYPRVYKQSHPIMMSARRIPITGVHIEVQPHGGHVIGGQKLVLLCSVAEGSGTITFSWHKEGTEAILEKKIQHSLVAEFTISAVRENDSGKYYCTADNNSSLIPSHSVSITVKRQDFSTDLPRSLPIQIQGTMESNACTQLKLQEIHSDEMPVVEDVIYSEVWSTQQGKEEAEDASEKPPLDKDYSVIYLVVKKAETQGDSTGSSQIVNGINGDTTDGFKNVLLS, from the exons atgGATCCATTCTTCATTCTGGCCCTGG CTCTTTCATCAAAACCCATGATTTTTATCAATCCTCCATGGACCACTTTCTTCAAAGGGGAAAAGGTGCTTCTGACATGCAATGGATCAAATTTCTATGCACCAGGAAAGACAAAATGGTACCACAAGGGGGAAATGCTCCAAGAAACTTCTGGAAACAACATAAGGGTTAATAGTTCTGGAACATATAAATGTACGACTAACAATTCACGCCTTAGTGACTCTGTAACCTTGATCTTTTCTCCAG TTCTTTTGATCATGCGGATTCCATACCCTGTATTTGAAGGAGACAGTCTGATTCTTCGGTGCCAggaaaaagataacaatactTTGACCCAGGTGACATActacaagaataaaaaaaaaatttctgcttttAATCAAAACTCATATGTCTTTATCCCACAAGCAAGATTAAATGATAGGGGTCAATATTCCTGTACGGCATTCAAACATAAATCATGGAAGATTATTTCAAATGAAGCGGTTCTCTACATCCAGG AGCTGTTTTCACATCCAGTTCTGCAAACAACAGATTCCCAGCCCATAGAGGGGAGTGCGGTGACTCTGAGGTGTGAAATCCGGATCCCTCCACAGAAATCAAATATCcaacttctcttctccttcttcagaGAACCTGGAATCATGCTATTGGGCCAGTCTAGAGCTGGAGAGTTCCAGATCTCAAAATTCTGGAGGGAAGACTCAGGGTCTTACTGGTGTGAGGTAGAAACTGTGTATCCTCGGGTTTACAAACAAAGTCACCCGATAATGATGAGTGCAAGAA GAATCCCCATCACTGGAGTTCATATAGAAGTGCAACCTCATGGAGGGCATGTGATAGGAGGGCAGAAGCTGGTTCTTCTTTGCTCAGTAGCTGAAGGCTCAGGAACTATTACATTCTCCTGGCACAAAGAAGGCACAGaagccattctggagaagaaGATTCAGCACTCTTTGGTAGCAGAGTTCACAATTTCTGCTGTGAGGGAGAATGATTCTGGGAAATACTATTGCACAGCTGACAACAATAGCAGCCTTATTCCCAGTCATTCTGTGAGCATTACTGTAAAAA GGCAAGATTTTTCTACAGACCTGCCCAG GAGTCTTCCTATCCAAATCCAAGGAACTATGGAATCAAATGCATGTACACAGTTGAAACTGCAAGAAATACATAGTGATG AGATGCCAGTTGTTGAAGATGTGATCTATTCAGAAGTCTGGAGTACACAGCAGGGAAAAGAAGAGGCGG AAGATGCCTCAGAAAAGCCTCCACTTGACAAG GACTACTCAGTCATCTACTTGGTAGTGAAGAAGGCAGAAACTCAAGGAGACTCAACTGGGAGTTCCCAGATTGTGAATGGGATCAATGGAGATACTACAGATGGCTTTAAAAATGTCCTACTTTCTTGA
- the LOC127559748 gene encoding Fc receptor-like protein 4 isoform X2 produces the protein MDPFFILALALSSKPMIFINPPWTTFFKGEKVLLTCNGSNFYAPGKTKWYHKGEMLQETSGNNIRVNSSGTYKCTTNNSRLSDSVTLIFSPVLLIMRIPYPVFEGDSLILRCQEKDNNTLTQVTYYKNKKKISAFNQNSYVFIPQARLNDRGQYSCTAFKHKSWKIISNEAVLYIQELFSHPVLQTTDSQPIEGSAVTLRCEIRIPPQKSNIQLLFSFFREPGIMLLGQSRAGEFQISKFWREDSGSYWCEVETVYPRVYKQSHPIMMSARRIPITGVHIEVQPHGGHVIGGQKLVLLCSVAEGSGTITFSWHKEGTEAILEKKIQHSLVAEFTISAVRENDSGKYYCTADNNSSLIPSHSVSITVKRNGRGSLIAVITVALGSVLGFIAVALLVYFKHQRKSGQDFSTDLPRSLPIQIQGTMESNACTQLKLQEIHSDEMPVVEDVIYSEVWSTQQGKEEADASEKPPLDKDYSVIYLVVKKAETQGDSTGSSQIVNGINGDTTDGFKNVLLS, from the exons atgGATCCATTCTTCATTCTGGCCCTGG CTCTTTCATCAAAACCCATGATTTTTATCAATCCTCCATGGACCACTTTCTTCAAAGGGGAAAAGGTGCTTCTGACATGCAATGGATCAAATTTCTATGCACCAGGAAAGACAAAATGGTACCACAAGGGGGAAATGCTCCAAGAAACTTCTGGAAACAACATAAGGGTTAATAGTTCTGGAACATATAAATGTACGACTAACAATTCACGCCTTAGTGACTCTGTAACCTTGATCTTTTCTCCAG TTCTTTTGATCATGCGGATTCCATACCCTGTATTTGAAGGAGACAGTCTGATTCTTCGGTGCCAggaaaaagataacaatactTTGACCCAGGTGACATActacaagaataaaaaaaaaatttctgcttttAATCAAAACTCATATGTCTTTATCCCACAAGCAAGATTAAATGATAGGGGTCAATATTCCTGTACGGCATTCAAACATAAATCATGGAAGATTATTTCAAATGAAGCGGTTCTCTACATCCAGG AGCTGTTTTCACATCCAGTTCTGCAAACAACAGATTCCCAGCCCATAGAGGGGAGTGCGGTGACTCTGAGGTGTGAAATCCGGATCCCTCCACAGAAATCAAATATCcaacttctcttctccttcttcagaGAACCTGGAATCATGCTATTGGGCCAGTCTAGAGCTGGAGAGTTCCAGATCTCAAAATTCTGGAGGGAAGACTCAGGGTCTTACTGGTGTGAGGTAGAAACTGTGTATCCTCGGGTTTACAAACAAAGTCACCCGATAATGATGAGTGCAAGAA GAATCCCCATCACTGGAGTTCATATAGAAGTGCAACCTCATGGAGGGCATGTGATAGGAGGGCAGAAGCTGGTTCTTCTTTGCTCAGTAGCTGAAGGCTCAGGAACTATTACATTCTCCTGGCACAAAGAAGGCACAGaagccattctggagaagaaGATTCAGCACTCTTTGGTAGCAGAGTTCACAATTTCTGCTGTGAGGGAGAATGATTCTGGGAAATACTATTGCACAGCTGACAACAATAGCAGCCTTATTCCCAGTCATTCTGTGAGCATTACTGTAAAAA GGAATGGAAGGGGCTCACTTATAGCAGTAATCACCGTAGCTCTGGGCAGTGTTCTTGGTTTTATTGCTGTTGCTCTTCTGGTTTACTTCAAGCATCAAAGGAAATCAG GGCAAGATTTTTCTACAGACCTGCCCAG GAGTCTTCCTATCCAAATCCAAGGAACTATGGAATCAAATGCATGTACACAGTTGAAACTGCAAGAAATACATAGTGATG AGATGCCAGTTGTTGAAGATGTGATCTATTCAGAAGTCTGGAGTACACAGCAGGGAAAAGAAGAGGCGG ATGCCTCAGAAAAGCCTCCACTTGACAAG GACTACTCAGTCATCTACTTGGTAGTGAAGAAGGCAGAAACTCAAGGAGACTCAACTGGGAGTTCCCAGATTGTGAATGGGATCAATGGAGATACTACAGATGGCTTTAAAAATGTCCTACTTTCTTGA